Within the Streptomyces vilmorinianum genome, the region ACACCACGGTCACCTCCACCAAGGAGAGCGGCACGCTCGTCGCGTACCTCTACGACGTGGGCCCGCTCGGCCTCGGCAAGCTGGTCAGCAACGCCCCCTACACCTTCCACGGCCGGACGCCCGGCACCCCGTTCACGGTGGACCTGGAGCTGTTCTCCACGGCCTACGACGTGCCGGCGGGCCACCGTCTCGCCCTGGTCGTCGACACGGTCGACCCGCTCTACATCGAGCACAACCCGACCGGCGCGCAGCTGACCTTCTCCTCCCCGTCGGCCGACCCGTCCTACGTGTCGGTGCCGCTACGGGAGAAGTGATCACCGGCTGCGCCCCTGCCCCCTTCTCGGCTGTGTCGGTCAGCCCTAACTATCCACCACAAAAGGGGACTTCACGCCCGACACACACGAAATCGGTATTAGCCGTATTTACTGCATTGGAGTGGCCGCCGGGCTGCTCAGAACTCGGCGGCCTCGGCGTACACCTGGGAGAGCTCGGGCGATCCACTCGTGGCCCAGTCGAGCCCGGCCTCGACCACGTTGATCTCACGTCCCGAGGCCAGCCGGACCACCGGCTGGCCGCTCGGCCAGATCTGCCAGCTCGCGCCCGGCACGTTCCGCACGATGACCGTGCCGAGGTAGAGCCCGGCGTCGTTGCCCACCCACGGCAGCTCCTCCGGATCGTCACGCCAGCGCGGCGGAAGCTGGTCGATCGCGG harbors:
- a CDS encoding DUF6278 family protein → MNIPFLDNWRKRPEADHSPLAAAFDRDPEGVGELLAECELLRARAQESGVTLDDTPRSLAAIDQLPPRWRDDPEELPWVGNDAGLYLGTVIVRNVPGASWQIWPSGQPVVRLASGREINVVEAGLDWATSGSPELSQVYAEAAEF